Part of the Sphingorhabdus pulchriflava genome is shown below.
GCCGGTGTCGGTACGATCAGCGCAGTCGATGACGACGATATTTCCCTATCCAATTTGCAACGCCAGGTGCTTTTCAGCGAAGCGCAGATCGGCCAGCCGAAGGTGGACGCGGCGGCCCAAGCTGTTGCACGCCTGAATCCCGATGTGACCTTTCATGCTATAAAAGAGCGTATTACAGCGCAAACTTCAAAACAGTTATTGGAAGATGTGGATGTCGTGATCGACGGCAGCGACAATTTTGCCACCCGCCTGATCGTCAACGACCTATGCATTGCCGCACAAGTGCCCTTGGTGAGCGCGGCCATTGGCCAGTTCCACGGCCAGATCGGTACTTTCCGCGGCTGGGAAGCGGACGCCCCCTGCTATCGCTGTTTTGTCGGCGACGCCCACGACCCCGATGATTGCGACGATTGCGCAACGCAAGGGGTGCTCGGCGCGATGTGCGGCCTGATGGGCAGCTTTGCCGCGATGGAGTCTATCCGTACCCTCACCGACTTTGGCGACGAAACAAAGGGCAAGTTGCATATTTTCGATGGCTTGAAACCGGCGATGCGGACGATCAACATGCCGAAAGATCCGGAGTGCGCGAGTTGCGGCCGCTAGCGCGGATGCAGGCGACGGAATTCTTCGGCAAGAACTGGTAGGCAAGCCAGCATCCGAAGCGCCGCTAATTGCGGCGTAATCTTTATTTGAACCGCTTTCGCTTCGATAGCTTTTTCGCGCGCGCTACGCTTCGCGCCCCCTTTCCCGAGAAGCAAGTTATACATGCTATCGCCGTCCCGGTCGCTATGCAGATAATCGGCATAGTCATGATATTCTGACGATTTCTGGCCGATAAGATCATAAGCAAGGCAGGTGTCAACGTCAGGCAAAGAAATGGGTGTGGCGCTGACCGCCGTCAGCACTTCTTGTAGATGGTCGTCACGGGCGGCATTGAATATGGCACCGCATTTAGGGGCGATTGCTTTGCGGAAAGCTTCCTTACGCGCGATGTCTTCGGCGCTACCTTCCCAACTGGGTGTCATCCGCCACATCAGTGATCCGAACAAATCGTAAGCGACAGCTTCATCGCCTACATCGCTTGCAAGCCGGATAATGACGGCATTTTTCAACCGCTCGGCATCCGCCTTGCTTAGAAATTCGTCAAACTGGTTTTCCGACGCAGGAGGCGTGTTGATATTCCTATCGCCGGTCGGAGCATCTTCCGCTGCTTCAGCGTCAGCAATGTCTATGATGTCGGTTTCCTGAAACGGCAGATATGCTAGCGCAGCACAATCTGCTTCCTGACGCCGTTCGCTACCGAGCAAAATCGAACGTCCGAAAGCTGGATTCGCCAACCCGCTGAAATCAGAGGCGGCTGCTGGCGATATCAGTGGCAGTGTGAGAAGCAGCGTAAGGCCGAGCTTCCAATTCATACGAGAAGCTCCTCGACCCAATCCGGCACCACTTCAGTTGCTGGTCCGTATCGCGCCTCGTCAAAAAAATGGCTACCCTGTGACGGCTCCAGATTGAGTTCGAGGGTCTTTGCCCCCTGTTGCTTCGCATCGCGGACAAAACCCGCCGCCGGATAGACGGCACCCGAGGTACCGATGCTGACAAAAAGGTCGGCGGTGCGGATTGCCGCGTAGATTTCCGGCATATGATAGGGCATTTCGCCGAACCAGACCACGTCGGGACGTAAAGATGGGGTGCCGCAAATCGGGCAAGGCGGCCGATGCTGCATCGGATCGCGCCAGTCGCTGCGGATCTCACAGGCCATGCACAGCGCCTTCAGATGCTCGCCATGCATGTGCAGCAGACGCTCGGCCCCTGCCCGCTCATGCA
Proteins encoded:
- a CDS encoding NAD-dependent deacylase, with the translated sequence MTNIRNIVILTGAGVSAESGIDTFRDAGGLWEKHRVEDVATPEAFERDPDLVHRFYDMRRAAIQTKEPNDAHFALAELDRHWRGDDRNLLIVTQNVDDLHERAGAERLLHMHGEHLKALCMACEIRSDWRDPMQHRPPCPICGTPSLRPDVVWFGEMPYHMPEIYAAIRTADLFVSIGTSGAVYPAAGFVRDAKQQGAKTLELNLEPSQGSHFFDEARYGPATEVVPDWVEELLV
- a CDS encoding HesA/MoeB/ThiF family protein — encoded protein: MTLSDAQLDRYARHIVLRDIGGPGQSKLLESHVLLIGAGGIGCPAIQYLAAAGVGTISAVDDDDISLSNLQRQVLFSEAQIGQPKVDAAAQAVARLNPDVTFHAIKERITAQTSKQLLEDVDVVIDGSDNFATRLIVNDLCIAAQVPLVSAAIGQFHGQIGTFRGWEADAPCYRCFVGDAHDPDDCDDCATQGVLGAMCGLMGSFAAMESIRTLTDFGDETKGKLHIFDGLKPAMRTINMPKDPECASCGR